A window of the Desulfovibrio sp. TomC genome harbors these coding sequences:
- a CDS encoding SGNH/GDSL hydrolase family protein: MKADKVILVLLLGCLVSMSGIALYYKLGWDRMDKQMREISTDVDTVNTAIKDLSGLYSRTRVSIILAELRSQDLPLIVMFGDSIVEQMYYPALDGINVINTAISGSKALESKPFLDNVLAASRGPLVVLSMGTNDAFGGKVATPEQFAAGYEALVGAVLDSGRRLVLTTLPPLESDRDRARMFNGESLASYNPIIREIGARHNLIVADVNAALLAQRAAQPGSHTVDGVHLDPASAVLWRDTVYAAIRQSLARP; encoded by the coding sequence TTGAAAGCAGATAAAGTCATTCTCGTCTTGCTCCTCGGTTGTCTTGTCAGCATGTCCGGTATTGCTTTGTATTATAAGCTTGGCTGGGACCGCATGGACAAGCAGATGCGGGAAATTTCCACCGACGTCGATACGGTCAACACGGCCATCAAGGACTTAAGCGGCCTCTACTCCCGCACCAGAGTCAGCATTATCCTGGCCGAACTGCGCTCCCAGGACCTGCCCCTGATCGTCATGTTTGGCGACAGCATCGTCGAGCAGATGTACTACCCGGCCCTTGATGGCATAAATGTCATCAATACAGCCATTTCAGGTTCAAAAGCCCTGGAATCGAAACCATTTCTCGACAACGTCCTGGCTGCCTCCCGCGGTCCCCTGGTGGTCCTGTCCATGGGCACCAACGATGCCTTTGGCGGGAAGGTCGCCACCCCCGAGCAGTTTGCCGCCGGCTATGAAGCCCTGGTCGGCGCGGTGCTGGACAGCGGCCGCCGGCTGGTGCTGACCACCTTGCCGCCGCTGGAATCGGACAGGGACAGGGCTCGGATGTTTAACGGGGAGAGCCTGGCCTCCTACAACCCCATCATCCGGGAAATCGGGGCGCGGCACAATCTGATCGTGGCTGACGTCAATGCCGCGCTGCTGGCCCAACGGGCGGCGCAGCCCGGTTCCCATACCGTGGACGGGGTGCATCTTGACCCAGCCTCCGCCGTTCTGTGGCGCGACACCGTGTACGCCGCCATCCGCCAGTCCCTGGCCCGGCCCTAA
- a CDS encoding glutamine synthetase family protein — protein sequence MAVFNCKNADDVLRAVKDYNVSFIQFWFIDVLGVLKSFQITPRELENAFEEGMGFDGSSITGFTKIQESDMVAFPDPSTFQLVAWRPSDRPVARLFCDVKNPDGTPFAADSRYVLKRMLKKAADLGYTYYVGPELEFFLFANSTEPKILDHGGYFDAPPRDLANDVRRDINFALESMGVAVEYSHHEVAPSQHEIDLRYQEGLIMADYAQTYRVVVKEVARKHGCYATFMPKPLFGENGSGMHCHQSLFRGAKNAFYDASDPYHLSGEAKGFIAGLLRHAPELTLITNQWVNSYKRLVPGYEAPVYIAWARRNRSALVRVPMYKPGKESATRIELRSPDPACNLYLSFAAMLGAGLKGIEEGYVLEDPIEENIFKMTDEEMVEKGVTSLPGSLREAVDNLEKSPLMREVLGDHLHAALVENKKAEWDAYRTQVTEWEIERYLPIL from the coding sequence ATGGCGGTCTTTAATTGCAAAAACGCCGACGACGTGCTGCGGGCCGTCAAGGATTACAACGTTTCGTTTATCCAGTTCTGGTTCATTGACGTGCTGGGGGTGCTCAAGAGCTTCCAGATCACGCCCCGGGAACTGGAAAACGCCTTTGAAGAAGGCATGGGCTTTGACGGTTCGTCCATCACCGGCTTCACCAAGATCCAGGAATCGGACATGGTGGCTTTTCCCGACCCGTCCACCTTCCAGCTGGTGGCCTGGCGGCCGTCCGACCGTCCGGTGGCCCGGCTTTTTTGCGACGTGAAAAATCCCGACGGCACGCCCTTTGCGGCCGACTCGCGCTATGTGTTAAAGCGCATGCTCAAGAAGGCCGCCGACCTCGGCTACACCTACTACGTCGGGCCGGAGCTGGAGTTTTTCCTGTTTGCCAATTCCACCGAGCCGAAAATCCTCGACCACGGCGGCTATTTCGACGCGCCGCCGCGCGATCTGGCCAACGACGTGCGCCGCGACATCAACTTCGCCCTGGAATCCATGGGCGTGGCCGTGGAATACAGCCACCACGAAGTGGCCCCGAGCCAGCACGAGATCGACCTGCGCTATCAGGAAGGCCTGATCATGGCCGACTACGCCCAGACCTACCGGGTGGTGGTCAAGGAAGTGGCCCGCAAACACGGCTGTTACGCCACCTTTATGCCCAAGCCCCTTTTTGGCGAAAACGGCTCCGGCATGCACTGCCACCAGTCGCTCTTTCGCGGGGCCAAAAACGCCTTCTACGACGCTTCCGATCCCTACCATCTCTCCGGCGAGGCCAAGGGCTTCATTGCCGGCTTGTTGCGCCATGCCCCGGAACTGACGCTTATCACCAACCAGTGGGTCAATTCCTACAAGCGGCTGGTGCCGGGCTATGAAGCGCCGGTTTACATCGCCTGGGCCAGGCGCAACCGCTCGGCCCTGGTGCGGGTGCCCATGTACAAGCCCGGCAAGGAGTCGGCCACCCGCATCGAACTGCGAAGCCCCGACCCGGCCTGCAACCTCTACCTGTCCTTTGCCGCCATGCTCGGGGCCGGACTCAAAGGCATCGAGGAAGGCTACGTCCTGGAAGACCCCATCGAGGAGAACATCTTCAAGATGACCGATGAGGAGATGGTGGAGAAGGGCGTGACCTCGCTGCCGGGCAGCCTGCGTGAGGCCGTGGACAATCTGGAGAAAAGCCCCCTGATGCGCGAGGTGCTGGGCGACCATCTCCACGCCGCCCTGGTCGAGAACAAAAAGGCCGAATGGGACGCCTACCGCACCCAGGTCACGGAATGGGAGATCGAGCGCTATCTGCCGATCCTGTAA
- a CDS encoding DUF6691 family protein → MELFFGLVTGVLFGFLLQRGQVLRYDKQLGALRLKDMTIVKFMLSHIMVAMVGLYLLNDLGLVKLSLKSTVLGANILGGLIFGLGWGLVGYCPGTSLGAVGEGRFDALWGIAGMLVGAAVFARAYDGLLGTVYTWGDYGKLTLPGMLGVNHWLVIVALLAVFAGILRFIERKGL, encoded by the coding sequence ATGGAACTCTTTTTCGGACTGGTGACCGGCGTGCTTTTTGGCTTCCTGCTCCAGCGCGGCCAGGTCCTTCGCTACGACAAGCAGCTCGGGGCGCTTCGCCTCAAAGACATGACCATCGTCAAGTTCATGCTGTCCCACATCATGGTGGCCATGGTGGGGCTGTATCTTCTAAACGACCTGGGACTGGTCAAGCTGTCGCTCAAGTCTACGGTGCTTGGGGCCAACATTCTCGGCGGCTTGATTTTCGGCCTGGGCTGGGGCCTGGTCGGCTATTGTCCGGGGACATCGCTTGGGGCCGTTGGCGAGGGGCGCTTTGACGCCTTGTGGGGCATAGCCGGCATGTTGGTCGGGGCGGCGGTCTTTGCCCGGGCCTATGACGGCCTGCTCGGCACGGTCTACACCTGGGGCGATTACGGCAAGCTCACCTTGCCGGGGATGTTGGGCGTCAACCACTGGCTGGTCATTGTGGCGCTGCTGGCGGTTTTCGCCGGTATTTTGCGGTTTATCGAACGCAAGGGCCTGTAG
- a CDS encoding YeeE/YedE thiosulfate transporter family protein, with translation MPSQSKGWSPYLAGALSGLVSVGSVLVAGKYLGASTTFVRGAGMAERLYAPDVVTTLAYYIKEKPVFDWQFLFVCGIAVGAYLAARLYSDFKVQLVPDSWRARFGDSAGRRAAAAFVGGVIAMFGARLADGCPSGHGLSGMSQLAVSGYLAGAGFFLGGIVMARLLYRGK, from the coding sequence ATGCCGTCGCAGTCAAAAGGCTGGAGTCCGTATCTGGCCGGGGCGCTGTCCGGGCTGGTGTCCGTGGGATCGGTGCTGGTGGCCGGCAAATATCTGGGCGCGTCCACCACCTTCGTGCGCGGGGCGGGCATGGCCGAGCGGCTGTACGCCCCGGACGTGGTGACGACCCTGGCCTATTATATCAAGGAAAAACCTGTTTTCGATTGGCAGTTCCTGTTCGTGTGCGGCATTGCCGTGGGCGCGTATCTGGCCGCCCGGCTCTACAGCGACTTCAAGGTGCAGCTCGTGCCGGACTCCTGGCGGGCGCGTTTTGGCGACAGCGCCGGACGGCGGGCGGCGGCGGCCTTTGTGGGCGGCGTGATTGCCATGTTCGGGGCGCGGCTGGCCGATGGCTGCCCAAGCGGCCATGGCCTGTCCGGCATGTCCCAGCTGGCGGTGTCGGGCTATCTGGCCGGGGCCGGGTTTTTCCTTGGCGGCATCGTCATGGCCCGGCTGCTGTATCGGGGGAAATGA
- a CDS encoding YbaK/EbsC family protein, whose product MEQYPTPDGTDAEAAVFLELAATLAQSGRPHAIHVHAPVRTMAEADAAQLFDVSRIVKTIAFTLRDGGLVLAALRGTRRVVYPALAGLLGVGRRDIAPLSPDEVLARLGVAPGSVSPLLAEGRGRLLIDVDVLTITPTLYCGFGRPDRTLEIAPGDLAEIVGGVEVEVGEFSKE is encoded by the coding sequence ATGGAACAGTATCCGACTCCAGACGGCACGGACGCAGAAGCTGCGGTCTTTCTCGAACTGGCCGCAACCCTGGCCCAAAGCGGCCGGCCGCATGCCATTCACGTCCACGCCCCGGTGCGCACCATGGCCGAGGCCGACGCGGCGCAGCTTTTTGACGTCAGCCGCATCGTCAAGACCATCGCCTTTACCCTGCGCGACGGCGGGCTGGTGCTGGCCGCCCTGCGGGGCACGCGGCGGGTGGTCTACCCGGCCCTGGCCGGCCTCCTTGGCGTTGGCCGGCGGGACATTGCCCCGCTCTCGCCAGACGAGGTCCTGGCCCGGCTCGGCGTCGCGCCCGGCAGCGTGTCGCCGCTTTTAGCCGAGGGGCGGGGCCGGCTTTTGATCGACGTCGACGTGCTGACCATCACGCCGACGCTCTACTGTGGATTTGGAAGGCCCGACCGGACGCTGGAGATCGCGCCGGGGGATTTGGCGGAGATTGTGGGCGGGGTGGAGGTTGAGGTGGGGGAGTTTTCGAAGGAGTGA
- a CDS encoding XdhC family aldehyde oxidoreductase maturation factor, producing the protein MNELIAAINDRLARGESLAVATIVTNEGSTPRTAGSKMLVFADGSIAGTVGGGLGEGMVIAAAKETLAIGESRLMGIDMTGQAAAGADLICGGKMRVFLERIEADAVGQELFATLAGSLAAGRSALMLTRVGGEAWGGTRCLLTPEGVVGICPEQGVLTAARAQGHGIVAPILLTADGSQWVLEPMLALDPLYIFGGGHVSRPTCHMAALVGFGVTVFDDRPEFANAERFPDAARTVVFSSLPDCFASLSIDKNASVVIVTRGHAQDKDVLALALKTEAGYIGMIGSLRKRDALYDKLLAEGYTKDDIARVHSPIGLEIAAETPEEIAVSIVAELIEERAARRG; encoded by the coding sequence ATGAATGAACTGATTGCCGCCATAAACGACCGTCTGGCCCGGGGCGAGTCCCTGGCCGTGGCCACCATCGTCACCAACGAAGGTTCGACGCCGCGCACCGCCGGCTCGAAAATGCTTGTTTTTGCCGATGGCTCCATTGCCGGCACCGTGGGCGGCGGCCTTGGCGAGGGCATGGTCATCGCTGCGGCCAAGGAGACGCTGGCCATTGGAGAGTCCCGGCTCATGGGCATCGACATGACCGGTCAGGCTGCGGCCGGGGCCGATCTCATCTGCGGCGGGAAGATGCGGGTTTTTCTGGAGCGCATTGAGGCCGACGCCGTAGGCCAGGAACTGTTCGCCACGCTGGCCGGGAGTCTGGCCGCCGGGCGCAGCGCCCTGATGCTGACCCGGGTTGGCGGCGAGGCCTGGGGCGGGACGCGCTGTCTGCTCACTCCCGAGGGTGTGGTGGGCATCTGTCCCGAGCAGGGCGTACTCACGGCCGCCCGGGCCCAGGGCCACGGCATTGTCGCGCCGATCCTGCTTACGGCCGACGGCAGCCAGTGGGTGCTCGAGCCGATGCTGGCCCTTGATCCGCTCTATATTTTCGGCGGCGGCCATGTGTCGCGCCCCACCTGCCACATGGCCGCCCTGGTGGGCTTTGGCGTGACGGTCTTTGACGACCGCCCGGAATTCGCCAATGCCGAACGCTTCCCGGACGCGGCCAGGACCGTGGTCTTTTCCAGCCTGCCCGACTGCTTTGCCAGCCTGAGCATCGACAAAAACGCCTCGGTGGTGATCGTCACGCGCGGCCACGCCCAGGACAAGGACGTGCTGGCCCTGGCCCTTAAAACCGAGGCCGGCTACATCGGCATGATCGGGAGCCTGCGCAAGCGCGACGCCCTCTACGACAAGCTCTTGGCCGAAGGCTATACCAAAGACGACATCGCCCGGGTCCATTCGCCCATTGGCCTTGAGATCGCAGCCGAAACGCCCGAAGAAATCGCCGTCAGCATCGTGGCCGAGCTGATCGAGGAGAGGGCGGCGCGGCGGGGGTAA
- a CDS encoding DVU_1553 family AMP-dependent CoA ligase: MRVSPFDAWIAAATGQSGEIPDPARVADWQLAALGRSLDHARLAPFYRDRLSHLPAGFPDSFAAFAALPTTTPAELAADFPRFLTVPQDAIARMVTVATSGTTGPPKRMGLTDDDIEETLDCFRVVMAVTLEPGETVLILFPAEKPDSVGDLIGRGMRRLGANPIFGDPTGNPARLAEALLAHRPKSLIAAPSQLLAALDDVAVMAAARATLRSVVYASDFVSSELRGKTANRFGCRVFDYYSATEMAYGGGMECLAGSGYHLREAQLYFEVLDPGSDAPVAAGEVGEVVFTTLSRRGVPLVRYRTGDAARMLPGPCPCGSPLRRLGPILGRINRTEAGWTVSNPDKGRGTP; the protein is encoded by the coding sequence ATGCGCGTAAGCCCCTTTGACGCCTGGATTGCCGCAGCCACCGGCCAAAGCGGCGAAATACCGGACCCGGCCCGGGTGGCCGACTGGCAGCTGGCCGCCCTGGGCCGCAGTCTGGACCATGCCCGCTTGGCTCCTTTTTACCGCGACCGCCTGTCCCATCTGCCGGCCGGGTTCCCGGACAGTTTTGCGGCCTTTGCCGCGCTCCCGACCACGACGCCGGCGGAACTGGCCGCGGATTTCCCCCGGTTTTTGACCGTTCCCCAGGACGCCATCGCCCGCATGGTCACGGTCGCCACCTCCGGCACCACCGGGCCGCCCAAGCGCATGGGCCTGACCGACGACGATATTGAAGAAACCCTCGACTGTTTCCGGGTGGTCATGGCCGTGACCCTGGAGCCGGGCGAGACGGTGCTGATTCTCTTTCCGGCCGAGAAGCCGGACAGCGTGGGCGATCTGATCGGGCGCGGCATGCGCCGGCTGGGGGCCAATCCGATCTTTGGCGACCCGACCGGCAACCCGGCCCGGCTGGCCGAGGCCCTGCTGGCGCACCGGCCCAAAAGCCTCATTGCCGCGCCCTCCCAACTGCTCGCCGCCCTGGACGACGTGGCCGTCATGGCAGCGGCCCGGGCCACGCTGCGCTCGGTGGTCTACGCCTCGGACTTTGTTTCGTCCGAACTCCGGGGAAAAACCGCCAATCGCTTTGGCTGCCGGGTGTTTGATTATTACAGCGCCACGGAAATGGCCTACGGTGGCGGCATGGAGTGCCTGGCCGGGAGTGGCTACCATTTGCGTGAGGCCCAGCTCTATTTCGAAGTGCTCGATCCCGGCAGCGACGCGCCGGTTGCCGCCGGCGAAGTCGGCGAGGTCGTCTTCACCACGCTCTCCCGGCGCGGCGTGCCGCTGGTGCGCTACCGCACCGGCGACGCGGCCCGTATGCTGCCCGGCCCGTGCCCGTGCGGCAGTCCGCTGCGCCGCCTGGGGCCGATTTTGGGCCGCATCAATCGAACCGAAGCCGGCTGGACCGTCAGCAATCCCGATAAAGGAAGGGGAACCCCATGA
- the trsS gene encoding radical SAM (seleno)protein TrsS encodes MTATESLCPVCLARLPARREAVGEDGWLVRTCPEHGEFRTRFWHGPPGPAGWDQPKIAPPGTAAVGSAPGEGCPYVCGLCPEHSQRTCTVVFEVTGRCNLGCPVCFADAGTGFDADPTLAALETRLLRARRAAGPANIQISGGEPTLRADLPDIVALAKAAGFPFVQLNTNGLALAANPALAGRLAAAGLDSVFLQCDGVTDAAHVALRGRGLVREKRAAMAACAAAGLGVVLVATLVPGVNDGEVGDLVRLAASLAPGVRGVHFQPAAHFGRYPGNGGSAPRLTLPDVMAALETQTGGMVRAEDLHPPCCEHSLCSFSASYRVLPDGRLALAGSGGCCDKTAIPAEEGARQSMAFVARQWGAARPVPAPEAIKDDFDRFLAAAAATPTVSLSAMAFMDAWTLDLERARGCCIHVAAPDDRLIPFCLYNLTAADGTALYRRKSCA; translated from the coding sequence GTGACGGCGACAGAGAGTTTGTGTCCGGTGTGTTTGGCCCGGCTGCCGGCGCGTCGCGAGGCTGTCGGAGAGGACGGCTGGCTGGTGCGCACCTGTCCGGAGCACGGCGAATTTCGCACCCGCTTCTGGCACGGCCCGCCCGGTCCGGCCGGCTGGGACCAGCCCAAGATTGCGCCCCCGGGGACGGCCGCGGTCGGGAGTGCGCCTGGCGAGGGCTGTCCCTATGTCTGCGGCCTGTGCCCGGAGCACAGCCAGCGCACCTGCACCGTGGTTTTCGAGGTCACCGGCCGCTGCAACCTCGGGTGCCCGGTCTGTTTTGCCGATGCCGGGACCGGCTTTGACGCCGATCCCACCCTGGCCGCCCTGGAAACCCGGCTTCTCCGGGCCAGACGCGCCGCCGGGCCGGCCAATATCCAGATTTCCGGCGGCGAACCGACGCTTCGGGCTGATCTGCCCGACATCGTGGCCCTGGCCAAAGCCGCCGGTTTCCCCTTTGTGCAGCTCAATACCAACGGTCTGGCCCTGGCGGCCAACCCGGCCCTGGCCGGGCGACTGGCGGCGGCCGGACTCGATTCCGTTTTTTTGCAGTGCGACGGCGTGACCGACGCCGCCCATGTGGCCCTGCGCGGCCGGGGGCTGGTCCGGGAAAAACGGGCCGCCATGGCGGCCTGCGCTGCCGCCGGCCTGGGCGTGGTGCTGGTCGCCACCCTGGTCCCCGGCGTCAACGACGGCGAAGTCGGCGATCTGGTTCGGCTGGCTGCGTCCCTGGCCCCGGGCGTGCGCGGCGTCCATTTCCAGCCGGCCGCCCATTTCGGCCGCTATCCCGGCAACGGGGGGAGCGCCCCGCGCCTGACCCTGCCCGATGTCATGGCCGCCCTGGAGACGCAAACCGGCGGCATGGTCCGGGCGGAGGATCTGCACCCGCCGTGTTGCGAACATTCCCTGTGCTCGTTTTCCGCCAGCTACCGCGTCCTGCCCGACGGCAGGCTGGCCCTGGCCGGGAGCGGCGGCTGCTGCGACAAGACGGCCATCCCGGCCGAGGAGGGCGCGCGGCAATCCATGGCCTTCGTGGCCCGGCAGTGGGGCGCGGCCAGGCCTGTCCCGGCCCCGGAGGCCATCAAGGACGATTTCGATCGGTTCCTGGCTGCGGCCGCGGCCACGCCAACCGTAAGCCTTTCGGCCATGGCCTTCATGGACGCCTGGACGCTCGACCTGGAGCGGGCGCGCGGCTGCTGCATCCATGTGGCCGCGCCCGACGACCGGCTTATTCCCTTTTGTCTCTACAACCTGACCGCTGCCGACGGCACGGCCCTGTATCGGCGAAAATCATGCGCGTAA
- a CDS encoding DVU_1555 family C-GCAxxG-C-C protein yields MNPTLLEILPLAHKGYCCSQILVLLALAAQGRENPELVRASMGLCHGMGGTGGACGILTGSCLALGLYIGKGRDDEIPFEQGDALVSDFVDWFTERVKDDYGGITCAAILNDGKPDPSRCGGLMADAWNHILELLVSYDIDPAEGRE; encoded by the coding sequence ATGAATCCCACGCTGCTCGAAATCCTGCCGCTTGCACACAAAGGCTACTGCTGCAGCCAGATCCTGGTGCTTCTGGCTCTGGCCGCCCAGGGCCGCGAAAACCCCGAACTGGTGCGCGCTTCCATGGGCCTTTGCCACGGCATGGGCGGCACGGGCGGCGCCTGCGGCATCCTGACCGGCAGTTGTCTGGCCCTTGGCCTCTATATCGGCAAAGGCCGCGACGACGAAATCCCCTTTGAACAAGGCGACGCCCTCGTCTCGGATTTCGTGGACTGGTTCACCGAACGGGTCAAAGACGACTACGGCGGCATCACCTGCGCCGCCATCTTAAACGACGGCAAACCCGATCCCAGCCGCTGCGGCGGGCTTATGGCCGACGCCTGGAACCATATCCTGGAACTCCTCGTCAGCTACGACATCGACCCGGCCGAAGGCCGGGAGTAG
- the trsM gene encoding DVU_1556 family methyltransferase — MALREPLPRLGEPVAPPGRPPERIREKPYERADVRRATGGAIRPGGLTLTERALDLIPFAAGALLLDCGCGAGATLARLDDGGFCGLGLDLSPLLAAEAAGRVPGRVLLAEAGRLPLAEAAFDGVFCECVLSALPDAEAALAEITRVLIPGGFCIVSDLYLRAGSPGCGGQGLGCAAGAVPRDVAEARFLRHGLTPVLFEDHTKLLVDLSCRLVFELGSAREVMAVLTGREPACDGTSEKPHLGYGLWISRKEVSV, encoded by the coding sequence ATGGCCCTGCGCGAGCCGTTGCCACGGCTCGGGGAACCTGTTGCGCCGCCGGGACGTCCCCCGGAACGCATCAGGGAAAAACCCTATGAGCGGGCGGACGTGCGCCGGGCCACGGGCGGAGCCATCCGGCCCGGCGGCCTGACCTTGACCGAACGGGCCTTGGACCTCATTCCCTTTGCCGCCGGCGCACTGCTACTCGACTGCGGCTGCGGGGCCGGGGCAACCCTGGCGCGCCTGGACGACGGCGGGTTTTGCGGCCTGGGCCTGGATCTTTCCCCGCTGTTGGCCGCCGAGGCCGCCGGTCGGGTCCCTGGCCGGGTGCTGTTGGCCGAGGCCGGCCGGCTGCCGCTGGCCGAGGCCGCCTTTGACGGCGTTTTTTGCGAATGCGTGCTCTCGGCCCTGCCTGATGCCGAGGCGGCCCTGGCCGAAATCACCCGGGTGCTGATTCCCGGCGGATTTTGCATCGTTTCCGACCTCTATCTGCGGGCCGGTTCTCCGGGCTGCGGCGGACAGGGCCTGGGCTGCGCCGCCGGAGCCGTGCCCCGGGACGTGGCCGAGGCCCGTTTCCTGCGCCATGGCCTGACGCCGGTCCTGTTCGAGGACCACACCAAACTGCTCGTCGATCTTTCCTGCCGCCTCGTTTTCGAACTCGGTTCGGCCCGGGAGGTCATGGCCGTGCTGACCGGGCGGGAACCAGCCTGTGACGGGACCAGCGAAAAACCCCACCTGGGCTATGGCCTGTGGATCAGCCGCAAGGAGGTGTCCGTATGA
- a CDS encoding DVU_1557 family redox protein — protein MNDTPIYLPESGDWQCAACGQDLVPAPVGVTYLQGGFTITLMTCPACGLSLVPEFLAVGKMFEVEQLLEDK, from the coding sequence ATGAACGATACGCCGATCTATCTGCCCGAATCCGGCGACTGGCAGTGCGCCGCCTGCGGCCAGGACCTTGTCCCGGCCCCGGTTGGGGTCACCTATCTCCAGGGCGGCTTCACCATTACGCTCATGACCTGTCCGGCCTGCGGCCTGTCGCTGGTGCCGGAGTTTCTGGCCGTGGGCAAAATGTTTGAGGTGGAGCAGCTGCTGGAGGACAAGTGA